A single genomic interval of Chlorogloeopsis sp. ULAP01 harbors:
- a CDS encoding DGQHR domain-containing protein: protein MDESAAYPTADIASEYLERENKDKQVLAILLEKFMNQKDRILVQKTEMGGTEAYVGSVTLEWLAGRVRFASALPLLQQKYNPQTDNVEIDAESIDEIQQRPLDWSRQLPLAQYLVSRKNHKFPPVLVAINQPWVDNSQASEWNSQGIALKSTTNFIPLDKEGKVGLLNVSEEDVTIYALDGQHRLMGVQGLMELLKTGKLQRYKKDKSPDNTFITEADLIEQYNLQPAYLQNLPKEKIGIEFICAVEKGETREQARRRVRSIFVHVNLMAAPLTKGQLAQLNEDDGFSIVARKIAVTHSLLEQRESRNPRVNWNSATVAAKSTVLTTLQALKDMSERYLGQKFPHWKPLDKGLIPMRPEDEELEEGIREFHRLFDYLASLPSYKLLEDEDTPALRRFSFEKDGGEGNMLFRPVGQVAVAQALGILVFRKGFNLDNIFKKLRKFDQQGGFSSMEFPQSIWYGILYDPSKKRVQVAGRDLAAKLLIYMLGGIEDQMERAELRKALADARRVENKTIGFDGNFVEPKQVGLPAIL from the coding sequence ATGGATGAAAGTGCTGCCTACCCAACTGCTGATATTGCCAGTGAGTACCTAGAAAGGGAAAACAAGGATAAACAGGTGCTGGCTATTTTACTAGAAAAGTTCATGAACCAGAAAGATCGGATTTTGGTTCAAAAGACAGAAATGGGCGGTACTGAGGCCTATGTTGGCTCTGTTACCTTAGAATGGCTTGCGGGTAGAGTTCGCTTTGCATCTGCCTTACCCCTACTTCAGCAAAAATATAATCCGCAGACAGATAATGTTGAGATTGACGCCGAGAGTATTGACGAAATTCAGCAGCGCCCCCTTGATTGGTCGCGTCAACTACCGCTAGCTCAGTATTTAGTAAGTCGTAAAAATCACAAATTTCCACCAGTGTTGGTAGCGATAAATCAACCGTGGGTGGACAATTCCCAAGCTTCTGAGTGGAATAGCCAAGGAATAGCTTTAAAATCTACCACAAACTTTATACCTCTGGACAAAGAAGGCAAAGTCGGTTTATTAAACGTTTCTGAGGAAGATGTAACCATTTATGCACTGGATGGACAACATCGCCTCATGGGTGTACAAGGGTTGATGGAATTGCTGAAAACTGGCAAACTCCAGCGTTATAAAAAGGATAAATCTCCTGACAACACATTTATTACCGAGGCTGATTTAATTGAGCAGTATAATCTTCAACCAGCCTACCTGCAAAATTTACCGAAAGAAAAAATTGGTATTGAGTTCATTTGTGCAGTAGAGAAAGGAGAAACCCGCGAACAGGCAAGACGACGCGTAAGATCCATATTTGTGCACGTCAACCTGATGGCTGCACCTTTAACAAAAGGTCAGTTAGCCCAGCTCAACGAAGATGATGGTTTTTCTATTGTTGCTAGAAAAATTGCCGTCACGCATTCACTATTGGAACAGCGAGAAAGCCGAAATCCTCGCGTCAATTGGAATAGTGCCACAGTTGCAGCCAAGTCAACAGTTTTGACGACACTGCAAGCACTTAAAGATATGTCTGAGCGATACCTGGGGCAAAAATTTCCTCACTGGAAACCCTTAGATAAAGGTCTAATTCCCATGCGCCCAGAGGATGAAGAACTGGAGGAGGGAATACGGGAGTTTCACAGGCTTTTTGATTATTTGGCAAGTCTTCCGAGTTATAAGCTTTTAGAAGATGAGGATACACCAGCCTTACGGCGATTCAGTTTTGAGAAAGATGGGGGCGAAGGAAATATGCTTTTCCGCCCTGTCGGTCAAGTGGCTGTAGCGCAAGCTTTAGGAATCTTGGTTTTCCGCAAAGGATTTAATCTAGACAACATTTTTAAGAAACTGCGGAAGTTCGATCAACAAGGTGGTTTTAGTAGCATGGAGTTCCCCCAGTCTATTTGGTATGGCATTTTGTACGATCCAAGTAAAAAACGGGTGCAGGTTGCTGGGCGAGATTTAGCAGCTAAGTTACTTATTTATATGTTGGGTGGAATTGAGGATCAGATGGAACGTGCAGAACTTCGTAAAGCTTTGGCTGATGCTAGAAGAGTAGAAAATAAAACTATCGGTTTTGATGGTAATTTTGTTGAACCAAAGCAGGTAGGGCTTCCGGCTATTCTGTAG
- the dndC gene encoding DNA phosphorothioation system sulfurtransferase DndC: MATAQKAENQDGKVRTTVLDEIPVLTAEIQELYCLDEIPWIIGVSWGKDSSTVLQLVWNAIAALPKEKRTKTIHVITTDTKVENPIVSAWVRKSLQKLKSAAQKQQMPVEPHLLQPVVQDTFWVNLIGKGYPAPRNQFRWCTERLKINPANHFIRQMVRANGETILVLGTRKAESSKRAATMEKHQMRRVRDRLSPNGSLLNSLIYTPIEDWSNNDVWIYLNQCDNPWGGSNKELFNIYRGATADNECPLVVDTSTPSCGDSRFGCWVCTLVSQDKSMQAMIQNDEEKEWMQPLLDIRNELDAEDDRDRRDFRRIWGNVQLFERNKDGEKSVEPIPGPYTKYWREYWLRRVLEAQTQIRHTAPESMRDITLLAPEELSEIRRIWLEEKHEFDDSLPRIYKEVTGEEFQDPRPGADYSLLGSDEWAVLEEICEGDAMHLELMAKLLDTERQFRKMARRVGIYDALEKCFDTSSRSQEEAIKNAYLKRDLKTAVAQGDVEKVKQLTLGDFVVTDPATDVTSEQVDVKSKPFVDSTEQPSAAKPKTWASVKFGTGER; encoded by the coding sequence ATGGCTACAGCACAAAAAGCAGAAAATCAAGATGGAAAAGTGCGTACTACTGTGCTGGATGAGATACCAGTTCTCACTGCTGAGATCCAAGAGTTATATTGTTTGGACGAAATACCTTGGATTATAGGGGTATCGTGGGGAAAAGATTCTAGTACGGTGTTGCAGCTAGTTTGGAATGCGATCGCTGCCCTCCCAAAAGAAAAACGAACTAAAACAATTCATGTAATTACAACAGATACTAAAGTAGAAAACCCGATTGTTTCTGCTTGGGTACGCAAATCTTTGCAAAAGCTAAAGTCTGCGGCACAGAAACAACAAATGCCTGTTGAACCTCATCTGCTACAGCCTGTGGTTCAAGACACATTTTGGGTAAATCTAATTGGTAAAGGCTACCCCGCACCACGCAATCAATTTCGTTGGTGTACCGAACGTCTGAAAATTAATCCGGCTAACCATTTTATCCGCCAGATGGTTCGAGCCAATGGTGAAACAATTCTGGTTTTGGGTACTCGCAAAGCCGAAAGTTCAAAACGTGCAGCCACAATGGAAAAGCATCAAATGCGGAGAGTGCGCGATCGCCTTAGCCCTAATGGTAGTTTGCTCAATTCTTTAATTTACACCCCGATTGAAGACTGGAGTAATAATGATGTTTGGATTTATCTCAATCAGTGTGACAATCCTTGGGGAGGGAGCAACAAAGAATTATTCAACATATATAGAGGTGCAACCGCAGATAACGAATGCCCCTTAGTTGTTGATACTTCCACTCCTAGTTGTGGTGATTCTCGATTTGGGTGCTGGGTTTGCACGCTGGTGAGTCAGGATAAATCGATGCAGGCAATGATCCAAAATGATGAAGAAAAAGAATGGATGCAGCCTTTATTAGATATCCGCAATGAATTAGATGCAGAAGATGATCGCGACAGAAGAGATTTCCGAAGAATTTGGGGGAATGTTCAACTTTTTGAGCGCAACAAAGATGGAGAAAAATCAGTAGAACCAATCCCAGGCCCTTATACTAAATATTGGCGCGAATATTGGCTAAGACGAGTATTAGAAGCACAAACACAAATCCGCCATACAGCACCAGAAAGTATGCGCGACATTACCCTGCTCGCTCCCGAAGAACTAAGTGAAATTCGCCGCATTTGGCTAGAAGAAAAACACGAGTTTGATGATAGTTTACCCCGCATATATAAAGAAGTGACTGGTGAAGAATTCCAAGATCCCCGCCCTGGTGCTGACTATAGTCTCTTGGGTAGCGACGAGTGGGCAGTGCTAGAAGAAATTTGTGAAGGTGATGCCATGCACCTGGAATTAATGGCGAAGCTATTGGACACAGAACGCCAGTTTCGTAAGATGGCGCGGCGTGTGGGCATATATGACGCCCTAGAGAAATGTTTTGATACTAGCTCCCGTTCCCAAGAAGAAGCAATTAAAAATGCCTATTTGAAAAGAGATTTGAAAACAGCGGTTGCTCAAGGTGATGTGGAAAAGGTAAAGCAGCTAACTTTAGGGGATTTTGTAGTCACAGATCCAGCAACGGATGTAACAAGTGAACAAGTGGATGTAAAAAGCAAGCCATTTGTTGACTCCACAGAGCAACCATCGGCTGCTAAACCCAAAACTTGGGCAAGTGTCAAATTCGGGACTGGGGAGCGGTGA
- the dndD gene encoding DNA sulfur modification protein DndD, producing the protein MIFLELVLQNFGPYNGRQVINLDPKIKENARPILLLGGMNGGGKTTLMDAIRLALYGHRAQCSTRGNLSYGDFLTQCVNSHTPANDKTRIELVFEHIENDQPVKYRIVRTWERNPKDGKDNLGILGDDDTWPVEALVNIWDEYIENLLPLGISNLFLFDGEQVKELAEQEVPPPLVVDAIRALLGLELAERLAGDIDILVNRKRKEIAEKHELENLEEIEQKLKQLQNEHKIETQKFVSLQKELQLAEKSQTIAIDKFISEGGKIAAERSQLDKQKEERTIEAEQTRQAMCELAGGILPLALIQPLLSQVQAQGEKEFRLRQARIARDILLERDQRLLELISNLNIAEEQVDKIKAFLAEDEQMQNSSSLQEELWLLADDEALSQLGNVIYYLQNAKISAKQQLAILKTKEEEIIGLERQVQTAASPEEYNKLRDAMQAAQKKVAEVKADCETKRRRLVELETAIEKLKKDLQEYTKQTLDRKNIEHIIVASARVQETLKLFRERLTLRKLNKLENEVTECFRYLLHKSDLVHRIAIDTNTFSLSLYNSQGKSVPKHRLSAGEKQLLAIAFLWGLARVSGRRLPVAIDTPLGRLDSSHRSNLVERYFPSASHQVILLSTDTEIGKKEVQTLRDKEAIAREYLLKYDSSTRQTTVIENKYFW; encoded by the coding sequence ATGATTTTTCTTGAACTTGTACTCCAAAATTTTGGCCCCTACAATGGGCGTCAGGTAATAAATCTAGATCCAAAAATTAAAGAGAATGCTCGCCCGATTCTTCTTTTGGGTGGGATGAATGGAGGAGGAAAAACAACACTAATGGATGCGATTCGTCTTGCACTTTATGGACATCGCGCCCAATGCTCTACGCGTGGAAATTTGAGCTATGGGGATTTTCTCACTCAATGCGTTAATAGTCATACACCTGCCAATGATAAAACTCGCATTGAATTAGTATTTGAACATATTGAAAATGACCAACCAGTTAAATACAGAATTGTACGCACGTGGGAAAGAAATCCTAAAGATGGTAAAGATAATTTAGGTATTTTGGGTGATGATGATACATGGCCTGTTGAAGCTTTAGTTAATATTTGGGATGAGTATATTGAGAATTTACTGCCTTTAGGAATTTCTAACTTGTTTCTTTTTGATGGAGAACAAGTGAAGGAATTAGCAGAACAAGAAGTACCGCCACCACTTGTTGTGGATGCGATTCGCGCTTTGTTAGGATTAGAATTGGCTGAACGTTTGGCTGGTGATATAGATATTTTAGTTAATCGCAAACGTAAAGAAATAGCTGAAAAGCATGAATTAGAAAATTTAGAAGAAATTGAACAGAAATTAAAACAATTACAAAATGAACATAAAATAGAAACGCAAAAATTTGTGTCTCTACAAAAAGAATTACAATTAGCTGAAAAATCACAAACTATAGCTATTGATAAATTTATTTCTGAAGGCGGTAAGATTGCAGCAGAACGCAGTCAGTTAGATAAACAGAAGGAAGAAAGAACCATAGAAGCCGAACAAACTCGTCAAGCAATGTGTGAATTAGCTGGTGGTATTTTACCGCTGGCGTTAATTCAACCGTTACTCTCGCAAGTGCAAGCCCAAGGAGAAAAAGAATTTCGTCTCCGGCAAGCACGAATAGCACGAGATATCTTATTGGAGCGAGATCAGCGCTTACTCGAATTGATTAGTAATTTAAATATTGCAGAAGAACAAGTTGATAAAATCAAAGCTTTTCTAGCAGAAGATGAGCAGATGCAAAATTCCTCTTCTCTACAAGAAGAACTTTGGTTATTAGCTGATGATGAAGCTCTCAGTCAGTTAGGTAATGTTATTTATTATTTGCAGAATGCCAAAATATCCGCAAAGCAACAACTTGCTATTCTGAAAACTAAAGAAGAAGAAATTATCGGTTTAGAAAGACAGGTGCAGACAGCAGCATCACCAGAAGAATACAATAAATTACGTGATGCAATGCAAGCAGCACAAAAGAAAGTTGCTGAAGTTAAAGCTGATTGCGAAACAAAACGCCGCCGTCTAGTTGAATTAGAAACTGCAATTGAAAAGCTAAAAAAGGACTTACAAGAATATACTAAGCAAACCTTAGACCGTAAGAATATAGAACATATTATTGTTGCTTCTGCTAGAGTTCAAGAAACACTTAAACTTTTTCGAGAACGTTTGACTTTAAGAAAATTAAATAAATTAGAAAATGAAGTCACTGAGTGCTTCCGCTATCTACTGCACAAATCTGATTTGGTGCATCGCATAGCTATCGATACCAACACCTTTAGCTTATCTTTGTATAACTCACAAGGTAAATCAGTTCCTAAACATCGTCTCTCGGCAGGAGAAAAACAACTTTTAGCGATCGCTTTTTTGTGGGGCTTGGCGCGAGTATCGGGGCGTCGCTTACCAGTGGCGATTGACACACCCTTGGGCAGATTAGATTCTTCGCACCGCAGTAACTTAGTTGAACGTTACTTTCCCTCAGCCAGTCATCAAGTGATTTTACTTTCCACAGATACAGAAATCGGAAAAAAAGAAGTTCAAACTCTGCGAGATAAAGAAGCGATCGCTCGCGAATACCTCCTTAAATACGACTCATCCACTCGCCAAACAACAGTGATAGAAAATAAATATTTTTGGTAA
- a CDS encoding NAD(P)H-quinone oxidoreductase subunit 4 has protein sequence MIAQIPWLTTIILLPLVAGLAIPLIPDKEGKTARWYGLGVAIADFALMIYAFWHNYDFQNTTYQLVEKYAWVPQIGLNWSVAVDGLSMPLVLLTGLINTLAIFAAWKVTNKPRLFYGLMLVLYSAQIGVFVAQDLLLFFLMWEIELVPVYLLISIWGGQKRRYAATKFILYTAAASIFILVAAFALAFYGDTVSFDITTLGMKQYPKALELLAYAGFLIAFGVKMPIFPLHTWLPDAHGEASAPGSMILAGVLLKMGGYALIRINMEMLTNAHVYFAPVLAILGVVNIVYGACCAFAQTNLKRRLAYSSIAHMGFVLIGIASYTEVGMSGAVLQMISHGLIAATLFFLSGVTYERTHTLMMDQMGGIAKVMPRTFALFTAGAMASLALPGMSGFVGELMVFLGIANSDVYSSSFKVVVVLLSAVGVIMTPIYLLSMLRQVFYGKQNTELHLDAIVPDVKPRELFITACLMIPIIGIGLYPKLATQTYDVKTVEVAAHARQFLPVVARQQPSSLYSSVFTAPTLATSQASSLINIAD, from the coding sequence ATGATTGCTCAAATACCCTGGTTAACAACCATAATCCTCTTGCCATTGGTGGCTGGTTTAGCCATCCCGCTCATCCCAGATAAAGAAGGTAAAACAGCTCGTTGGTACGGTTTGGGAGTAGCGATCGCCGACTTTGCCTTAATGATTTATGCTTTTTGGCATAACTACGACTTTCAAAACACCACCTACCAACTGGTTGAAAAATATGCCTGGGTGCCGCAAATCGGCTTAAATTGGTCAGTAGCAGTCGATGGTTTGTCAATGCCGCTAGTACTGCTGACAGGCTTAATCAACACACTCGCAATCTTCGCGGCTTGGAAAGTAACCAACAAGCCGCGTTTGTTTTATGGTTTGATGCTGGTTTTGTATAGTGCCCAGATTGGGGTGTTTGTCGCTCAGGATCTGCTGTTGTTCTTCTTGATGTGGGAAATTGAATTGGTGCCTGTGTACCTGTTGATTTCCATTTGGGGAGGGCAAAAGCGCCGTTATGCCGCTACTAAATTCATTCTCTACACCGCAGCCGCTTCAATATTTATCTTGGTAGCAGCTTTTGCGCTGGCATTCTATGGAGATACCGTTAGCTTTGACATCACAACCTTGGGAATGAAGCAATATCCAAAAGCCTTGGAACTCCTAGCTTATGCTGGTTTCTTGATTGCATTTGGCGTGAAGATGCCAATTTTCCCTCTCCACACTTGGTTGCCCGATGCTCATGGTGAAGCTTCCGCACCCGGTTCGATGATTTTAGCTGGTGTGTTGCTGAAGATGGGTGGTTATGCCCTGATCCGCATCAACATGGAAATGCTGACTAATGCTCATGTTTACTTTGCTCCAGTGCTGGCAATTCTGGGTGTAGTCAACATTGTTTACGGTGCTTGCTGTGCCTTCGCTCAAACAAATCTCAAGCGTCGCTTGGCTTATTCTTCGATCGCCCACATGGGTTTTGTTCTGATTGGTATCGCTTCCTATACAGAAGTAGGTATGAGCGGTGCCGTACTGCAAATGATTTCTCACGGTTTGATTGCCGCTACCTTGTTCTTCCTCTCTGGCGTGACTTACGAGCGTACTCACACCTTGATGATGGATCAAATGGGCGGTATTGCCAAGGTAATGCCGAGAACCTTTGCTCTGTTTACTGCTGGTGCGATGGCTTCTCTAGCGCTACCGGGAATGAGTGGTTTTGTTGGTGAATTGATGGTATTTTTGGGAATTGCTAATAGCGACGTTTACAGTTCCAGCTTCAAAGTCGTAGTTGTGCTGCTATCTGCTGTAGGCGTGATTATGACTCCGATTTATCTACTGTCGATGTTACGCCAAGTGTTCTATGGCAAGCAAAACACCGAACTACATTTGGATGCAATTGTACCTGATGTTAAACCCCGCGAACTATTTATAACTGCTTGTTTAATGATTCCCATCATCGGTATCGGTTTGTATCCAAAATTGGCAACACAAACTTATGATGTCAAAACTGTAGAAGTAGCAGCCCATGCCCGTCAATTTCTACCAGTTGTAGCCAGACAGCAACCATCAAGTTTATATTCCAGCGTTTTTACAGCGCCGACGTTGGCTACTTCCCAAGCTTCAAGTTTAATTAATATAGCTGATTAG
- the thrB gene encoding homoserine kinase: MTVVSSVSVIVPATTANLGPGFDCIGAALTLYNEFKFTNHNQAGVTITVTGLEAEQVKTDESNLLYQAFVKLYQHLGQTPPPVQIDIKLAVPLARGLGSSATAIIGGLVGANLLAGEPLTQSQVMELAIAMEGHPDNVVPALIGGCRLAASSDVGWEICDVPWHEDIVPVVAIPNFELSTQEARRVLPTQVSRADAIFNTAHLGLLLRGLETGRKDWLRAALQDKLHQPYRESLIQGYDAVKEAALAAGACGMVISGAGPTLLALTDTAHSEAVVAAMSSAWQQQGISLVVRSLAVDTQGARSFC; encoded by the coding sequence ATGACTGTTGTTTCTTCTGTATCTGTTATCGTTCCAGCCACAACTGCAAATTTGGGGCCAGGATTTGATTGTATCGGTGCCGCTCTAACGCTGTATAACGAGTTTAAGTTCACTAACCACAATCAAGCTGGAGTCACAATTACTGTGACGGGTTTAGAGGCGGAACAAGTTAAAACTGATGAGAGCAATCTGCTTTACCAAGCTTTTGTAAAGTTATATCAACATTTGGGACAGACTCCCCCACCCGTGCAAATTGATATCAAGCTAGCTGTGCCTTTAGCACGGGGTTTGGGTAGTTCAGCGACGGCAATTATCGGTGGTTTGGTTGGTGCTAATTTGTTGGCGGGTGAACCTCTAACTCAGTCGCAGGTAATGGAGTTAGCGATCGCAATGGAAGGACACCCCGATAATGTTGTCCCTGCCTTGATTGGAGGCTGCCGTCTTGCTGCTAGTAGTGATGTGGGTTGGGAGATTTGTGATGTTCCTTGGCATGAAGATATTGTGCCAGTGGTGGCAATTCCTAATTTTGAGCTTTCCACCCAGGAAGCGCGACGGGTGCTGCCAACTCAAGTGAGTCGTGCAGATGCAATTTTTAATACAGCTCATCTAGGACTGTTGTTACGCGGTTTGGAAACTGGTAGGAAAGATTGGTTGCGGGCTGCTTTGCAAGATAAATTACATCAACCTTACCGAGAATCACTTATTCAGGGTTATGACGCTGTCAAAGAAGCTGCTCTCGCTGCTGGTGCTTGCGGTATGGTAATTAGTGGTGCTGGCCCTACACTATTAGCATTAACAGATACGGCACATTCCGAAGCTGTAGTAGCAGCAATGTCTTCTGCTTGGCAGCAACAGGGAATTTCGCTAGTGGTGCGATCGCTTGCTGTTGATACTCAAGGAGCAAGAAGCTTTTGTTAA
- a CDS encoding tyrosine-protein phosphatase → MSLHQPLERLLALEGCYNTRDIGGYETLDGKKTRWRTVLRSDSLHRLTPASQQLLLNYGVRTIIDLRYLSEVSQAPNVFSTSPHVTYFNLPLFSEELEAEMRKAGTLFKQCLLLLDSCQQQIKTVMSAIATNETSVLVHCVGGKDRTGIITALLLAIANVPVATIAQDYAMSADYLAAFYAPMLETATKQGYAHMFESPPQTVLETFNYLEQQYGGVVGYLKTIGMTGEQINHLHEMLVD, encoded by the coding sequence ATGAGTTTACACCAACCTCTAGAACGACTGTTAGCGCTGGAAGGTTGCTACAACACCCGCGATATCGGTGGCTATGAAACTTTAGATGGCAAAAAGACACGCTGGCGTACTGTGTTGCGCTCAGATAGCCTGCATCGTCTCACCCCAGCAAGTCAGCAGTTATTGTTAAATTACGGTGTGCGAACAATTATTGACTTGCGTTATCTATCTGAAGTCAGTCAGGCTCCTAATGTCTTTTCTACTTCGCCTCATGTGACTTATTTCAACCTACCTTTATTTAGCGAAGAATTAGAAGCTGAGATGAGGAAAGCAGGAACATTATTCAAACAATGCTTGCTGCTGCTTGATAGCTGCCAGCAACAAATAAAAACGGTGATGAGTGCGATCGCTACCAATGAGACTTCTGTGTTAGTTCATTGTGTAGGTGGCAAAGATAGAACTGGTATAATTACCGCTTTATTGCTCGCCATAGCCAATGTGCCAGTAGCTACAATTGCTCAAGACTATGCAATGAGCGCAGATTACCTTGCTGCTTTTTACGCACCAATGCTGGAAACAGCAACAAAGCAAGGTTATGCTCATATGTTTGAGTCTCCACCACAAACAGTTCTAGAGACTTTCAATTATTTAGAACAACAGTATGGCGGAGTTGTTGGTTATTTAAAGACAATTGGCATGACTGGTGAGCAAATCAACCATTTACATGAGATGCTGGTTGATTGA
- a CDS encoding VOC family protein, whose translation MKLGAINHIALTVSNLERSEAFYNLLLGFIGYEQAEKTEQLILWASSNGVITISPSNPKSPNQKHDRYSPGLHHLAFSADSREDVDKLYQKLIEMGVEILDPPFEYDYMPGYYAVYFLDPDGIKLELTHIPNWPPEF comes from the coding sequence ATGAAATTGGGAGCTATCAATCACATAGCCTTAACAGTCTCTAACTTAGAGCGTTCAGAAGCTTTTTACAATCTGCTTTTAGGATTTATAGGTTATGAACAAGCAGAAAAAACAGAACAATTAATTCTCTGGGCAAGTTCTAATGGTGTCATTACTATTTCTCCATCTAACCCCAAATCACCCAATCAAAAACATGATCGCTATTCTCCAGGTCTGCATCATCTAGCTTTTAGTGCAGATAGTCGAGAAGACGTAGATAAACTTTACCAAAAGCTAATCGAGATGGGCGTAGAGATTCTCGATCCTCCTTTTGAGTATGATTATATGCCTGGCTATTATGCTGTATATTTTCTAGATCCAGATGGGATCAAACTAGAACTAACACACATTCCTAATTGGCCACCTGAATTTTAG
- a CDS encoding MerR family transcriptional regulator, with protein MLKIGDFSKLSQVTVKALRLYDQLGLLKPIHVDESTSYRYYCAEQLPRLNRILAFKDLGFSLEQIAKLLDENLPPAEIRGMLRLKQAELQRLVEEEQARLLRVEARLKQIEEESIPNYEIVLKKVEPIKVASIREIIPNFAAVPRLYDELFESLQQQGIQVPSYCAGIWHDSAYKESDIDWEAVASLESFVSSNKRMKVYELPGFDKMACAVHHGSYNTSNQAYTALISWIEANGYKIIGPNREVYIIGGNEQNNESYVTEVQFPVTRA; from the coding sequence ATGCTGAAAATAGGTGATTTTTCAAAACTCAGTCAGGTAACTGTAAAAGCACTGCGTCTGTACGATCAACTTGGATTGCTCAAACCAATTCATGTAGACGAATCTACAAGTTATCGCTATTACTGTGCCGAGCAGTTACCACGACTTAATCGTATTTTGGCATTCAAAGATTTGGGCTTTTCTTTAGAACAAATTGCCAAACTGCTAGATGAAAATCTGCCACCAGCAGAAATTCGCGGTATGCTGCGACTTAAGCAAGCAGAACTTCAGCGTTTAGTAGAGGAAGAACAGGCACGCTTATTGCGAGTAGAAGCACGACTTAAGCAAATCGAGGAGGAAAGCATACCAAATTACGAAATCGTGCTTAAAAAAGTGGAACCAATCAAAGTTGCATCAATACGAGAAATTATCCCAAATTTTGCTGCTGTGCCGCGACTTTATGATGAGTTGTTTGAGAGCCTTCAGCAGCAAGGAATTCAAGTACCTAGCTATTGCGCGGGCATTTGGCACGACTCGGCATATAAAGAGTCTGATATCGACTGGGAAGCTGTTGCATCATTAGAAAGTTTCGTATCTAGCAACAAGCGTATGAAGGTATATGAGTTGCCGGGTTTTGATAAAATGGCTTGTGCAGTTCATCACGGCAGTTACAACACAAGTAACCAAGCTTACACAGCCTTAATATCCTGGATTGAAGCCAACGGTTATAAGATTATCGGCCCTAACCGTGAGGTTTATATTATTGGTGGTAATGAACAAAACAATGAATCTTATGTAACAGAGGTACAGTTTCCTGTTACCAGAGCTTAA
- a CDS encoding DUF1257 domain-containing protein: MSHFSTLRTKITDAEILKQSLRDLGITVKTEADVRGYNGQRVRSDIVAVLEGEYDLGWSRNSDGSFDLIADLWGVAKKHNQTELINSINQKYAVNKTLTEVKQRGLQNANVKLVLQ; this comes from the coding sequence ATGTCTCATTTTAGCACTCTGCGTACCAAGATCACCGATGCTGAAATCCTCAAGCAATCCCTACGTGACCTCGGCATTACAGTAAAAACTGAAGCAGATGTTCGTGGTTACAACGGTCAGCGTGTTCGTTCTGACATCGTAGCAGTTTTGGAAGGCGAATATGATCTTGGTTGGTCTCGCAACAGCGATGGTTCTTTTGACCTGATCGCAGACCTGTGGGGCGTAGCTAAGAAGCACAATCAGACCGAATTGATTAACTCAATCAATCAGAAGTACGCTGTTAACAAGACCTTGACTGAAGTTAAACAACGCGGTCTGCAAAATGCCAACGTCAAGTTGGTGCTGCAATAG